The Pochonia chlamydosporia 170 chromosome Unknown PCv3seq00008, whole genome shotgun sequence sequence ACATCACGATAAGCGTTTGTGCTCTTTTGGCACCACTTATCTAGTCGCGAATTGTTAGGTAACGGGCCGAGGCAAGAAACTAGCGGCACACTATCATctgctgcttggtgttgctgaTCAGCCTGCGTGAAACTTGCTTGTGGAGAGACTGGACAGCACCCCAACAAAAGTGTTTTGCCTAAGGCTGGATGAGCTACCACGTGAGGTTCGTTACTTTGCGGAACTATTCCGTCCCTATGGCCGTGGTCATCATTGGTGTTACAAATCTGACTGCACCGGTCTGACGACATAAGGCTGGGATTTTGCGGCGGGGAAAGCTGGATGAGGTCGATTGCGGACAAAGGCCGAGCCTGGTCGGAAGATTTGGCATACTGCTGATGCAGTTCTTTGTCGTTTAAAGACAAGATAGGGGTGGTCTGCGCCGAGTTGCAATGGGAGGCAGCCGTGACTACGCGAGACCCTCCTATGGACGCGGAAACCTCAGGGCTCACGGTATCATCATGTTGTTGGATTGCCGGAGATACCAATAGATCAGAGTCGGTGCCAACCCCCGAACTCTCGAGAACAGTCGAAGCAAAAGGCACATCTGCAGGCGAGCCGGGGGATGATGAATCATAACTTTCTCCCTCCTTTGCCACGTAAAGCTTCTTTGTTGAACTCTCTGGGCTCGTGTTAGCCAGTGCGGAACCTCAAAGCTTGATTTGTGAGTGCTCACCAATGCCTTCCATTGGATCTCGTCGGACGTTAACCATAGAGGCCACAATCGCAGAGATAGAAGGAAGTGAGTCGTCAGGATGTTGGTCATGTAACAGGTTCATATGCAGAACACTGTCTATCGCCTCGTCGCCGCTATCTGTGCCGCAGTCGGAATCGGAATCGGAATCAGAGGGGATTATAATCACGTCCTCTAGAGTCCACTGGCGATCAAGGAAAGAACAGGCTCTTGCAGTTTGTGCCGCCATGTCGGTATGTACAAAGAAGTCCTAGAAATTTAATAAGGTTTAAGCTATGGAAGCGAGAGCACGTGAAGTTAGTCGATCCGTCCGTGTGACGCAACGGCGAGAAACTCCACCTACTTTGTGAAAGAGTTGTCAAAATGCAGAGTATGGCTGTCCACGCCTCTTGTGCAGCAAAAGAGTGCGTGATAAAATTAAGGTCAAGAAGTTTTACGCAGGATCATGGGGGGGCGACCTCTTTATATACCCCTTAGAACCAGCACGGCATCCTTCGTGTACTACCAAAGCCTCGTCATGCCTCCGAACCTCCGCTCATGTCACCATCTAGTCCATAGGATGAGTTCATGGTAACCgttgacaacatcatcttcgccTACGTTTCTTGTTTATCGGCCACATGACGTGGATCCCATCCCGTGGGTCATGTTGTCAAGATAAAGGAAAGTTTGGTGCATGTATTCCGCTAAACGAGTGGACGCTAGAAGATTTCTAACATATCAATCCATACAAACCATGCTTGTGGAATATTATGATACTGCAGTTAATACCTCATATTGAAGTACCCAGGCAGTATCACTCTCCGCGCTGGGCTTTTTCCTTCTGTTGAAGTCCTCTCCTCCGAATCGACAGCTAACCTAGGCCTTTCTTCATCCTGGTTTGAATCTCGCCGAGGTTTATCATGTTGCAGGTGAACCTTGGTCGGCTTTGTCGTCATATCTCGTTCGAGACCAGGCTTGTCTTGGGTTGAGCCGCCATTGTTACCAGCTTGCGTGACTTTGTGAAGTGTTTCCTTTGCAGTCTCCATGGTGAATTAAAGATATCAAAACCTGGATTCAACTAAAATCGGGTTGAGTGATTAATTCTAACTCAAGTTTATTGCCTCTCACAGTCAACTGCAGCCCATTTATATATGTCCCATTTATCCACGAGCGGGCATTGACAAAATGGCCAGATATCTGCTCTCCTGACGTCATGAAAGGCTAATAAACGGTTTACTACTTGTTGTACCGTATTGCGTTTTGAGTTGGTGTCATTCATGAGGTCGATATGGTTGCATGAGCGACGTCACATTTACGTCTTGCGTGACATAATTCTCTATTCATATTGACGACGTGGAACGAGAGTTGATGAAAATTACAGTGCATATCATATGCAATAACTGAACGTGGCCCAATAAAAACCCCCTACCAATAAAACAAATAGACGAAATCAAGTTATGTCCTAGTGAATACTACTCTGTTGGTGTATAAATGGCATGGTCTGAAGTGGCCGGACGCTCTGTGATACACGATAACACAAGGAAGCTAGCGGGCACGAGTGAAGGGACGGTGCTTAATCCTTTCCTTACTCGTCCTGCGGGCGATCAGGTTCAGACTACGCAATCTCAAGTCTAGCGTTGGAATAACCGACGGCGGCAAAACTATTGATGGCAGAACCGATATAAATGGACAACTTGCCCATAAAATAGGGCCCCACCGGACGATCTTAAGCTACTAATTGGTATAGTGTAGTCTATAGATCCAGATAGTATAGCGTGATAGCATTCAAAGTTCTATCATGTGAGAGAGGTTGTTGAGTCCAAAATGTCCGCATCATCTATGTCGTATTTCTACGTCAGCATGAATGCCCAGGCTTGCCACAGACAGAATGTTGACGACAAGTTTCGTCACTAATACTAAAGTGGTGCTACTACAACGCAATATACCGGTATAAATGCGGTGTTGTTATAAATGTTAAAAGACGTTGAAGAAAAATTAAGAGAAACACGTACATTGAGCCCAAAGTATAGTAAATCCAACAAATCTCAGTacaaccaacatggctggaaatCAAAATCCTGGAAATTTTGCCAACCGGTATTCATAGTCTGTTTCATTTTGCTTGGATGAAAGCTAACTTACCATAGCCCAAAGGACGAGGTCCAGGAGATCGCATCAAAGGGAGGACAGGCGAGCCAGTCAAGCGGCTTTGCTACCATGGATGCCAATAAGCAGGTATGTGATTTCTTGGGAAACTATGGTGGAACGAAATCAATTCAACTTGGTCTGATTTGTTATAGAGAGACATTGCCTCCCAAGGAGGCCACGCATCTCATGGGCCATTTGAACCTGGAAGCGAGAAGGCTAGGGAAGCTGGCAGAAAAGGAGGGTCCAAGTAGGCCGGCTGCATCAAGATAGCTGGTAGATGTTGTAGTATTGGTATTTTGATCTGAAATATTAAGTACAACATCAAAGTATCATTCATTTAATCCATGAGGACAGTATCCCGACCTGAACAAAAACGCCATTCCGTCAACGTTCCTACCATTTCCATATTGCGGAGGACCTGGTCGTTAATATTTGCAAAATAAAAGGTCAATAAACGGAAAGATTTACAAATAGGTGTACAGCTAGGGAGGCTTTCCGGTTGTCATCAACCTAGCTCTTTGAAAACACAGTGGATGCTTATAAGGCCCTATCCTTGCGTCTGATCCTATCGTGAGCAGGACTCATAGAGGTTTGCTTCGGGTTAGCCACACTGCCAGATAGTAGACTACAATCAATTTAGTCTTGCAAACATAAGTTCTATAGAGCATTTATAGGCGGTTAAATTTTGCATTAGTACTCTAAACGAACAACCTTATCTTAGCCAACAATAAATCTATCACTAGCAGCTAAGCTAAAGGAAAGCCTAGATATCATTACTCAAGAGCCTCGTACCATATATAAATTGGACAAAATCGATCATTTACACGGACGCGGCAGCGCATGTACTAGACCATGAGGCGAATTCGACACTGTAGCATGTGATGCCTGTGAATGGTGCTTTGTTGGTGGACCCGACGATGAGCTTCTAGCACATTCTTTTTGTAAGGCAACTGCCACCACCTACCTATTACTACATGGGACGGATGTCAGCAGCGTGCCTCACTGTTCTCATATATCCAGATTAGACGAGTTCTTACCTGGCTTTGCGTTTTTAAGGCACAAAATTTCGAAGCGCTGTGACCGTCATGGGCCAATTTTATTGCGGAATATATGTCTCCACTCGCCTCGACAGGATTGAGATTCTCGACAGTACTAAAAGCTCAGTCCTCTACATCGCCCAGGTTTAGAAGTGTCAACCACAGCTATCTATTTTCCGTCCTTCGGAACTCACACCCTGCGAAGAGCTCGTCGCAATAGTAACATTTTATAGATTCTCCTCCAGAGTCGATATCCAAATGAGCGATGGCCGGCAGCTCAGCGCTTACCGCAGGTACCTTTTATCAACAACCCGGCTCAAGACTGAGACGTTCAGGTGGAGTTGGAGACAAGAAATGCCGACGTCTTGTAGTTTCTGTCTTGTCGACGAGGACGGGAGTAGCACTGTCGCGAAACTGACTCAGGCGACCTCGCCTTTGAGGAGGCAGCTAGGGAATATTATTATTTTCCAGAATTATAAATTGCCAGTCATCGACGTAATCGTTGTTACTGGGCTCTCGGCTCTTGGCTACGGGTGGTTGCATCgcaaaatgtcaacttcGGCGATCAGTACTTGACGACGGCGCGCGGTCTTGTTACGCACACCCCAAAACCCCATACAAAAGACACTTCTCAACTTACACTGCAAACATCCCAGTTTTGAAAGAGGACATCCCAATTGTAGTAGGTCATACTTATCTTGTACGACATTACCGTACTACTGCTTCATACTAAATTTATAAGCTATGCTTACTGGATATATAGGGAGAAGTAGCTACAATCTTTGTTGACTTAGTGTGAATAATGTAGGAGGACATTCTCAGGCAGATGAGTCGCTGCCTAGCGGCACGGGCCATTACACTAGGCATACATATACATAGGTATGAGAGCTCTCAGCTAGAGTCGAATAGAAGCAAGTTATCACAACTATTTTAATTCACACAGTACTACTAATATTGGAATCCGCAAATATGTCAACGTCTGGGTACGTATATGGCTTTCTGGTCAATATATCGCAAAATAACAGGTGTCTCGCGGCTACGCCCGAAGCTGTGGGCCTGGCTTAATCAGAATTGTCTGTCATACCCCGATCCCGTACTGATGTAAACAGGTTCATTATTTACAAAGGCGACGGAACTGTCTactgttgatgctgtgttgaGCTCAGCAGGCCACCAATACGGTGGAGGTTTTACGGCCAGCCGTGGTCGTCTTGTGCGATCATTCTTGGAACAAATCCTTCTGCTAATGAAAAGCAGCATGAAACAGCCTCGTGAACCAATTCTCTTGTTGATGACACGAATCCTGTTCCCTGTAACGGGTTGAGCCCGATGTTGGCTCGGCTGCCGCTCTCGTGATGGGTCCAGGCCTGCCGGCCCGGGACCCATTACAAGCGAGATTGGCTCTAATCACTCCATATGCTTACGagctctctttttcttgatCtatttctctttcttccctAGCTTTGATACTTGCTTATAGTCGCCTAGGCAGTTGTCgatatactcgcttggaccgtgACAATTCCCAGAGACATTGAGAGGTCAATGGTCTTCCACGGAAATGGGAGAAGTGAGAAAAAAGTCGTATTGATCACAAGCCGTTATAACGTTTGTACACTGCTAGTGAATACACTGGCTGGTTCCGGCCAACGTAGGGAAGGATGCTTCAGGGACAATTTATTCTCGTCATCCGCATCCTCATTGACAAGTTTAGGAGCGCAAGGATACCCCATTAGTCCATACCAATGTGCTCGATATGGGGCCTATGGTTCTGGTCCTGCAGTCCCAAGGGTAGGGTCCGCATACAGCGGTCACATAGGAAACGTGTTTTGTCTCATAGTTACTAAACTCGATTTATTTTCTTGGCGTTGCGCGTCTGATTGGTCGACTTTCAGACTACACAAATTTGCACATTGCCATATGAGTTAAGCATACATCTCGGGCGCGGGGGCGGCAtgcaccaaaaaaaagtggCAACTTGTTCGTTGTATCACAGCCATCTACtagaaagagaaagaaagagtaGGGTGAGTAATGACCCGAACCCGAATTGCCTTGAGCAACTCCCAAGCCGCTTCTCATTCTACTCGAAGACCATCCGAACTATGAGGGGCTGGCCTGGTGACGTCGACCACAATCTAGGTGCATCGAAGggatatcatcatcattggcTCATTTCACAACGCAGGGCTGATCAACCAGCGCCAGTCCTGCACGTGTCATAATCCTGTTGTGCTCGGTCTTGGAGGGCCTTGTGGTTCTGACAATCCCCCATAGTTCCACTGGCACGGATGACTATTGTTCtgagcttgcttcttcttATTCAGCTTCGGGATATTCATCTTAAAGTAGCCGCTAAGGTGGTTGTTAAGATACTCAGTTGAAACTATTAGCACCGTGTAAGAGGCTTGACTCGGGAAGTACATGAAACAAGTGACTTCGCATTATCCATCTACAGACAAGACGCAAGTTGGTTTCTAATTAGGCTGCAACTTAGTCGAGTCGCGATCTAAATACATCTCGTCGGCATGGTCTGTTGACAAAGGTCGGCGGGAGCTGTCCACACCACATCTGGCATAGCCCACAACAGCAATTATTCATCATGTATCTCAAAACCCTTCTAAAGAGCTGCTTACAATCCTTATCAAGATGGTTCTCTTAAAGATCCCATACATAGGGACTCGAGTCCCACTGGAGGCTAGACTCATCATGCGCAAAGCTTGAGTGGGGAGTTTCATCGGTTACCCAGTACCCATCTGGTTCTTCTGTCCGCGTCCCTACCTGTAGCGCATAGTTCGCCGGGACTGCGCTGAGAGCAGTCGTAGTATCATTGGCAGCTGATCTCTTCAGCGTGTAGGGGACTTATGTGCTCACCTGTGTTGAGGGGGAAGACGGAAGTTGGCTCACTCGGTCTAATCGCGGCATCAGACGCAGGAATATTGTCCGAAACCGACGAACGCAAATCAGCTTTAGAACCAATCGTCTGGTCCTGACTGAGGCGAGCTACGGCATGCCATGGCCCGTTTTCTGTGGGGTTCTGGTTCTGCCATCCGCTGCTGGACATGTTATAGAACTGGCAATTTGTCTGTTGCTTGGTAGCTTTTGCGGTATCGACATAAGTTACAAGATACTGGTAGATATCGTCAATCGATCGTCCATCATGGAGCCATTGAACGACTTGTAGAGCGcgtgatgtgttggcaagTTCTGACAGGACCCGGTCTCTCCTCTGAACTTGGCTTCGGAGTCGCTGGGCTTCCAATACCAGGTTTCTTTTTGGCTCCCATTGCCGCTCAATATATTGGCAGTCAATGTCTCGCCCAACACACATTGAGCAGGGCCGCCCGCCGTCACACTTTATTCTTTTCGCCCGACATAAAACGCAAGCATTGTGAGTCGGCTTCCTCCTATCGCGCATGATCGGATATTGCTCTTTGCACAGGTGAATGCCGGTGGAAAATCCAACTTGGTATGAAACAATGGAGATCAAGTAGAAGTGATCGCGGATTATCTATTTCTGATATACACGAATGGAAGCCGCAAAAGGGCACACTGCTGGCAGACCTAATTGGACGAAGGCACTTGGTGCTAGATCATTCTATGCGGCGCAAGAAGGACGACACCTGCACCAATACAACCCCTGGGCCTTGTTCACAGAGGTTCAGCCACGCCCAGACTCAAGCCGGGGTTGGTGATTCGCCGACCAAAACACCGCCAATGGCATGGGACATCTCCGATAACGTTTAAGTGTGGCAATATCAGACGCGCGTACAACTTCGGCATTCGCAACCTTCGCACTATCTATCATATGTGTGAAGCGCCATATTTGTCAGTATCGACGCGATtacgaaaaaaaaaaaatctgATCATATGTCTTGAGGTATTGTCCTGGTTCGCATTAGCACGTACTGTCCCGTAGGTAGTATTTCAGATAAGCTCTGTCATGCGAAATGCCGATAGGCGCGTAAACTTCTCTGCACAACTAGAACTTCGACGATAGTTTACTAAACCGATGCGACATAATCACACTCCGAGATTCGCGGACTGGAATTGGGCATAGCTGGCATGAAGGGTGGAAGCGGAACACTTTGATCCATTACTGCAACAGACTATAACTGCTCCCCTGCACCATACGACATTCAAAAGAAGATACTCGTACGCAGGCTCCAGGCACTCTTCAAACATGTTTCCGTCATTTCTATAGCTATCTTACAATTTTAGTAAAAAGTAACCGCCGACATGTTCCTTCTGTTTACATCCGATAGTCCCTCaatataattgcttttgtaCCTAATATAACTATTGAAGTTTCTTTTATGATCCTGTTATGTAGTTGCTTTTATATCGAATATTCCGTGTTGTATCTATTCTGTAATGACTGATAGTAGTATTATTTGAAATCTGGTGGCAATTGTACTCAGCTACTTGCTCGTTTTCCTTCATTTAGCCAAGTCATTCCATGTTGAAGCAGCAACTTCTAGTCAGACAGAAACAAGCGTTATCCCTAAGAATACAAAATGGAGGAAGCAGCTACCACTGTTGAAAGCAAGTGTTCTCGGTGTAA is a genomic window containing:
- a CDS encoding fungal zn(2)-Cys(6) binuclear cluster domain-containing protein, with product MRDRRKPTHNACVLCRAKRIKCDGGRPCSMCVGRDIDCQYIERQWEPKRNLVLEAQRLRSQVQRRDRVLSELANTSRALQVVQWLHDGRSIDDIYQYLVTYVDTAKATKQQTNCQFYNMSSSGWQNQNPTENGPWHAVARLSQDQTIGSKADLRSSVSDNIPASDAAIRPSEPTSVFPLNTGEHISPLHAEEISCQ